One window from the genome of Pedobacter schmidteae encodes:
- a CDS encoding TerC family protein, with amino-acid sequence MELLSSPEAWISLLTLTVLEIVLGIDNIIFISILSGKLPAHQQKKGRQVGLALAMITRILLLLSLTWVMTLTTPLFNLGGLVGVTDGEWLEKLAISGRDLILIIGGLFLIYKSTHEIHDKLESEEEKELKGKVYSFSGVIIQILLLDIVFSLDSVITAVGMAEHVEIMIAAVVIAVIIMMVSASAISNFVNNHPTVKMLALSFLLLIGVSLLAEGLDQHIPKGYIYFAMAFSILVEMLNLKMKKNAQKPVELRNTPNENDTKA; translated from the coding sequence ATGGAACTTTTAAGCAGCCCTGAGGCCTGGATCTCACTTTTAACCCTAACCGTTCTGGAAATCGTTTTAGGAATAGATAACATTATTTTTATTTCCATCCTGTCAGGCAAACTGCCTGCGCATCAGCAAAAAAAAGGTCGTCAGGTGGGACTGGCATTGGCCATGATTACCCGAATCCTGCTGCTTTTATCGCTAACATGGGTGATGACCTTAACTACTCCATTGTTTAATTTGGGAGGATTGGTTGGTGTAACTGATGGAGAATGGTTAGAGAAGCTGGCCATTTCAGGTCGCGACCTTATCCTGATCATCGGAGGACTATTTTTAATCTATAAAAGTACGCACGAGATACACGACAAACTGGAAAGTGAGGAAGAGAAGGAACTGAAAGGAAAAGTATATTCTTTTAGTGGCGTAATTATTCAGATCCTGCTACTTGATATTGTATTCTCTTTGGACTCGGTAATTACCGCTGTTGGAATGGCCGAACATGTGGAGATTATGATTGCTGCGGTGGTGATAGCAGTAATTATCATGATGGTATCTGCCAGTGCAATAAGTAATTTTGTTAATAACCACCCTACAGTAAAAATGCTGGCTTTATCCTTCCTGTTGTTGATAGGTGTTTCTTTATTGGCCGAAGGATTGGATCAGCATATCCCTAAAGGGTATATCTATTTTGCTATGGCTTTTTCAATTTTAGTGGAGATGCTGAATCTGAAAATGAAAAAAAATGCACAAAAACCGGTTGAGCTTCGCAATACACCAAATGAAAACGATACTAAGGCTTAA
- a CDS encoding nucleoid-associated protein: MISFFEASLAELSIHRIGNKSEEEFYVLSEKSIAIRDITLSNLLQQYFLSPYEKVNEIYRFIHPNGDLNLNEAYHFATEIFANGETFHENSKQLAKYLYDVSGHPKIKSGELYVAYFENVQIEGELHDAIGIFKSETKESYLKVFPEQDGFGLSYEQEAININKLDKGCLIFNADQEEGFKVAVIDQRSAEAVYWKDEFLKLKIRNDSFNQTASVLGVYKNFVTEKLDEEFDISKADKIDLLNKSMKYFKEKESFDLEEFSNEVIGNAEGIASFKDYKKNFEEEFDQPIPDSFDISGAAVKKQVRAYKSVLKLDKNFHIYIHGDKELIEKGFDDDKSMNYYKVFFREEE, translated from the coding sequence ATGATTTCTTTTTTTGAGGCCTCGCTGGCCGAGTTGTCTATACACCGCATCGGAAATAAATCCGAAGAAGAGTTTTACGTATTGTCCGAAAAATCCATTGCGATCAGAGACATTACCTTGAGTAATTTGTTGCAGCAATACTTTTTAAGCCCATATGAAAAGGTAAATGAGATCTATCGTTTTATCCATCCTAACGGCGATTTGAATCTGAATGAGGCTTATCATTTTGCTACTGAGATATTTGCCAATGGCGAAACTTTTCATGAAAATAGCAAGCAATTGGCCAAATACCTGTATGATGTTTCCGGACATCCAAAAATTAAGTCCGGAGAGCTTTATGTGGCCTATTTTGAAAATGTACAGATAGAAGGCGAGTTACACGACGCTATCGGCATCTTTAAATCTGAAACAAAGGAAAGCTATTTGAAAGTTTTCCCGGAGCAGGATGGCTTTGGGTTAAGTTATGAGCAGGAGGCTATCAATATCAATAAGCTGGACAAAGGATGTCTGATTTTTAATGCGGATCAGGAGGAAGGATTTAAAGTTGCGGTAATTGATCAGCGAAGTGCAGAAGCGGTATATTGGAAAGATGAGTTTCTGAAGCTTAAAATCAGGAATGATAGTTTTAACCAGACCGCTAGTGTATTGGGGGTATATAAGAATTTTGTGACAGAGAAACTGGACGAAGAGTTTGACATTTCGAAAGCGGATAAAATAGATTTGCTGAACAAGTCCATGAAGTACTTCAAAGAAAAGGAGAGTTTTGATCTTGAGGAGTTCTCGAATGAGGTAATTGGTAATGCGGAAGGTATTGCGTCTTTTAAAGACTATAAAAAGAATTTTGAAGAAGAGTTTGATCAACCCATTCCCGATAGTTTTGACATCTCAGGAGCAGCGGTAAAAAAGCAGGTTAGGGCTTACAAAAGTGTGTTGAAGCTGGACAAGAACTTTCACATTTACATTCATGGCGATAAAGAACTGATTGAAAAAGGTTTTGATGATGATAAATCCATGAATTACTATAAGGTTTTCTTCAGAGAAGAAGAGTAA
- a CDS encoding MFS transporter has product MSQEPQQSGIFKVIGASSLGTLIEWYDFYIFGSLATIIGSQLFPADAGASALINTLAIFAAGFIVRPFGALVFGRLGDLIGRKYTFLLTLVLMGGSTFLIGLIPSYSSIGYAAPILVLILRLVQGLALGGEYGGAATYVAEHAPANRRGFFTSWIQTTATGGLFLSLGIIVLTKNLVGAESFADWGWRIPFLLSILLVGVSIYIRMKMHESPMFSKLKSEGKVSKNPLKESFNNKANFKMVLLALFGATMGQGVIWYTGQFYAQSFIENTCHVDFNDSRYILLWGIAFATPFFVVFGSWSDKVGRKWIMLAGMLLGILFYRPIYQTFLDDTDVSKVEQKDIKEISNPVVTRTAIAGTTDSLISTTSTVTLLDGASFQKIQLHTKFADASKAVAEQPDVYKDKKLSTPIFWKFVLLIFFQILLVTMVYGPIAAFLVELFPTKIRYTSMSLPYHVGNGVFGGLVPFIATLIASFSGSTPLSGLWYPIGIAALSLIIGAVYLSNKKPDHQEADSEIH; this is encoded by the coding sequence ATGAGCCAGGAACCACAACAAAGCGGCATTTTTAAAGTTATTGGCGCCTCCTCTCTGGGGACGCTGATTGAATGGTACGATTTCTATATATTCGGAAGTCTGGCCACCATAATCGGATCACAATTGTTTCCGGCGGATGCAGGCGCATCTGCACTGATTAATACCCTTGCTATTTTTGCAGCAGGTTTTATCGTACGTCCTTTTGGAGCCCTTGTTTTTGGGCGGCTGGGCGACTTGATTGGGCGGAAATATACTTTTTTGCTCACTCTGGTACTGATGGGTGGTTCAACCTTTCTCATCGGCCTTATCCCTTCCTATTCCAGTATCGGCTATGCGGCACCCATTTTGGTGTTAATTTTGCGCTTGGTGCAAGGCCTGGCCTTGGGCGGAGAATATGGTGGTGCAGCTACCTACGTTGCTGAACACGCCCCTGCAAACCGAAGGGGCTTTTTTACCAGTTGGATTCAAACTACCGCAACAGGAGGCTTATTCCTTTCGTTGGGAATCATTGTGCTGACCAAAAACCTGGTTGGTGCAGAAAGCTTTGCTGATTGGGGCTGGAGAATCCCATTTCTCTTGTCTATCCTATTGGTAGGAGTTTCTATTTACATCCGGATGAAGATGCATGAATCGCCGATGTTCAGTAAATTGAAGTCGGAAGGTAAAGTCTCTAAAAATCCTTTAAAAGAAAGCTTCAACAATAAGGCAAATTTTAAAATGGTGTTGCTTGCTTTATTTGGCGCTACCATGGGGCAGGGGGTCATCTGGTATACCGGACAGTTTTATGCACAATCTTTTATAGAAAATACCTGCCATGTTGATTTTAACGATTCCAGGTACATCCTTTTATGGGGGATTGCCTTTGCAACACCTTTCTTCGTTGTTTTTGGATCGTGGAGCGATAAGGTGGGGCGTAAGTGGATTATGCTTGCCGGAATGTTGTTGGGCATCCTATTTTACCGCCCAATTTATCAGACCTTTCTGGATGATACCGATGTTTCTAAAGTAGAGCAGAAGGATATTAAAGAAATTTCTAACCCAGTAGTTACACGTACGGCTATTGCCGGAACTACCGATAGTTTAATTAGCACTACTTCCACTGTAACCCTGCTTGACGGGGCATCTTTTCAAAAGATACAGTTGCACACTAAATTTGCTGATGCAAGCAAGGCGGTGGCCGAACAACCTGATGTTTATAAGGACAAAAAGCTATCTACACCTATTTTCTGGAAATTTGTGCTTCTCATTTTCTTCCAGATTTTGTTAGTGACTATGGTGTACGGACCGATTGCTGCCTTCCTGGTAGAATTGTTCCCAACCAAAATCAGGTATACTTCCATGTCCTTACCTTATCATGTGGGTAATGGTGTTTTTGGGGGCTTAGTACCATTTATCGCAACACTGATTGCCAGTTTTTCCGGTTCCACACCTTTATCAGGGTTATGGTATCCAATAGGGATTGCAGCCTTAAGTTTGATCATTGGTGCCGTGTATTTATCCAATAAAAAGCCTGATCATCAAGAAGCCGATTCTGAAATCCATTAA
- a CDS encoding DUF6814 family protein, with protein sequence MNALKKLLGIVWILLGPASIIFMFMQAFEKIGLAEAGVHKTNTALQWGIILFIFIPISTGLVIFGYYALKGEYDKLPED encoded by the coding sequence ATGAACGCATTAAAGAAATTACTCGGAATAGTTTGGATCTTATTAGGACCAGCATCCATCATATTTATGTTTATGCAGGCATTTGAAAAAATAGGCCTGGCAGAAGCAGGGGTACATAAAACCAATACGGCCCTGCAGTGGGGCATTATTTTGTTCATTTTCATCCCTATTAGTACAGGGCTGGTCATATTTGGCTATTACGCGCTGAAAGGTGAGTATGATAAATTGCCTGAAGACTAG
- a CDS encoding class I SAM-dependent rRNA methyltransferase, with protein MIDIILKKGKEKAAVLRHPWIFSGAIDKIKGKPKNGEVVAVRSAEKEFLAYAYYNDQSRVALRLLEWDESVSIDKNWYSEKLKSAIASRAHVLNEQTNTCRLVFSEADFLPGLIVDKYANFLSLQILSAGIEAVQDDIIEILKQELAPKGIFDKSDAGARKHENLEPVQGLLWGETPPEFIEVKENGVLYHINIAEGQKSGFYCDQRDNRLLLAAYTKDKTVLDCFCYSGGFTLNSLKYGAAHVTSVDSSALAIETLKHNLELNGFASEQQHSIQSDVNKQLRAFKEEGKNFDVLVLDPPKYAPSRSALDRAARAYKDLNRLGMLLLKKGGILATYSCSGAVDLETFKQIIAWAALDAGREVQIIKQFSQPEDHPVRISFPEGEYLKGLLLRVL; from the coding sequence ATGATTGATATAATACTGAAAAAAGGCAAAGAAAAGGCCGCCGTGCTACGCCACCCCTGGATTTTCTCTGGAGCAATAGATAAAATTAAAGGTAAGCCCAAAAATGGAGAGGTTGTAGCTGTACGATCTGCAGAAAAAGAATTTCTGGCCTATGCCTATTATAACGATCAATCGCGGGTAGCACTCCGTTTATTGGAATGGGACGAAAGCGTTTCAATAGATAAAAACTGGTATAGCGAAAAACTAAAAAGCGCCATTGCCTCCCGTGCACATGTGTTAAATGAGCAAACCAACACCTGCCGGCTGGTATTTAGTGAAGCTGATTTTCTGCCAGGTTTAATTGTAGACAAGTATGCCAATTTCCTTTCGCTACAGATATTAAGCGCTGGAATAGAGGCCGTACAGGATGATATTATTGAAATTCTTAAACAAGAATTAGCCCCTAAAGGGATTTTTGATAAAAGTGATGCCGGAGCGCGCAAGCATGAAAACCTGGAGCCTGTTCAGGGCTTGTTGTGGGGCGAAACGCCCCCGGAATTTATTGAAGTAAAAGAAAATGGTGTGCTTTATCACATCAATATAGCCGAGGGGCAAAAATCAGGTTTTTATTGCGATCAGCGCGACAACAGATTATTGCTTGCCGCCTACACAAAAGACAAAACCGTACTCGACTGCTTTTGCTACAGTGGCGGTTTTACCTTAAACAGTTTAAAATACGGTGCTGCACACGTAACCAGTGTAGACAGCTCGGCCCTGGCCATCGAAACGTTAAAACACAATCTGGAATTGAACGGATTTGCCAGCGAACAGCAGCACAGCATTCAGTCGGATGTAAATAAACAGCTGCGCGCATTTAAAGAAGAAGGAAAAAACTTTGATGTACTGGTTTTAGATCCCCCAAAATATGCACCTTCCAGATCGGCGCTAGACCGGGCCGCAAGAGCTTACAAGGACTTAAACAGGCTGGGCATGCTTTTGCTTAAGAAAGGCGGCATATTGGCTACTTATTCTTGCTCTGGCGCGGTAGACCTGGAAACTTTTAAGCAAATCATTGCCTGGGCAGCTTTGGATGCAGGCAGGGAAGTACAAATCATTAAGCAGTTTAGTCAGCCCGAAGATCATCCGGTACGGATTTCCTTTCCTGAAGGAGAGTATCTAAAGGGGCTATTGTTAAGGGTGCTTTAA
- a CDS encoding tRNA-binding protein, with product MEEITWNDFEKVELRAGTILEVYDYPEARKPAYKVKVDFGEFGIKMSSAQITALYTKEELIGKQIVGVVNFPKKQIGKFMSEFLVTGFADENGAIVLTTVSGKVPNGSKLI from the coding sequence ATGGAAGAAATAACCTGGAATGATTTTGAAAAGGTAGAGCTCCGTGCCGGAACGATACTGGAAGTTTATGACTATCCCGAAGCACGCAAACCTGCTTATAAAGTAAAAGTAGATTTTGGTGAGTTTGGTATTAAGATGAGCAGCGCTCAGATCACTGCGCTTTACACCAAAGAAGAATTGATTGGAAAACAAATTGTGGGTGTGGTCAATTTCCCTAAAAAGCAGATCGGCAAGTTTATGTCAGAATTCCTGGTAACAGGTTTTGCTGATGAAAATGGAGCCATTGTACTGACTACGGTAAGTGGAAAAGTCCCTAACGGGAGTAAATTGATATAA